From a single Staphylococcus epidermidis genomic region:
- the rnpA gene encoding ribonuclease P protein component has product MEKAYRIKRNSDFQAIYKNGKSVANRQFVVYTYKNRDLKHFRLGISVSKKLGNAVTRNRIKRAIRENFKVHKQNIIAKDIIVIARQPAKDMNTLEIQSSLEHVLKIAKVFNKKIK; this is encoded by the coding sequence ATGGAAAAAGCATATCGTATTAAGAGAAATTCAGACTTTCAAGCGATATACAAGAATGGGAAGTCTGTTGCAAATAGACAATTTGTTGTCTATACCTATAAAAATAGAGATTTAAAACATTTTCGCTTAGGAATAAGTGTCTCAAAAAAACTGGGCAACGCTGTTACAAGAAATAGAATTAAAAGAGCGATAAGAGAGAATTTTAAAGTGCATAAGCAAAATATTATCGCTAAAGATATTATAGTTATTGCGAGGCAACCAGCAAAAGATATGAATACACTGGAGATTCAAAGTAGTTTAGAGCATGTGCTTAAAATTGCAAAAGTGTTTAATAAAAAGATTAAGTAG